A stretch of the Fusarium musae strain F31 chromosome 2, whole genome shotgun sequence genome encodes the following:
- a CDS encoding hypothetical protein (EggNog:ENOG41~MEROPS:MER0000432) — translation MNLVQKIGGSQNLKLSLLLTFGHLVQPLSDPEDAGTNQPFHVVIPALPGLGFSDALPSNAPPVSTTAQLLDSLMKRLSYEHYVGSNAGSASISPAAIDWRLARHLSIHYSESCLGFHFIAPPLTCPTLSGSASEWLKWKLARLFGSSILGYSKDDLSAIQKQETPQLSKKSAVNLGQHSRSDFEPNTPSYALCDSPTGLLLYVLKLLRTLGPKKELTPKDIITLTCLIWLPGPEAALRFWAQCASEIEPVEEKKTTKKPKVAITVFTGDEDQAEQQRTLPRPAKTMYSCPGWANREYHVVHLNRAPGTPGFLAWDRQDVIVEGMRGLVKAILAKDKRIQVAEQPGAVLQDQLEVQDGRIAQADLSGTTVQDPNASPGEGPHKTGVQKPAGDDHQHLAPPQAATHGGTH, via the exons ATGAACCTCGTTCAAAAGATTGGTGGGAGCCAAAACCTCAAGTTGAGTCTCTTGTTGACTTTTG GTCACCTGGTTCAGCCATTGAGTGATCCTGAAGATGCTGGTACAAACCAGCCGTTCCATGTTGTGATTCCGGCCTTGCCTGGCCTGGGCTTCAGCGATGCTCTTCCTTCTAATGCACCTCCTGTTTCTACAACAGCTCAGCTACTGGAcagcttgatgaagagattaTCATACGAACATTACGTTGGAAGTAACGCCGGCTCTGCTTCAATTTCCCCAGCTGCTATTGATTGGAGACTGGCCCGGCACCTTTCAATTCACTATTCAGAATCATGTCTGGGGTTTCATTTTATTGCACCTCCTCTGACATGCCCTACACTTTCGGGCTCGGCCAGTGAGTGGTTAAAATGGAAACTTGCTCGACTCTTTGGCTCTTCAATTCTGGGCTACTCCAAGGACGACCTCTCGGCTATACAGAAGCAGGAGACGCCGCAGTTAAGCAAGAAGTCGGCTGTTAACCTGGGTCAGCATAGCCGCAGTGACTTTGAACCAAACACGCCGTCATATGCGCTGTGTGACTCTCCGACAGGCCTCCTCCTCTATGTGCTGAAACTGCTCCGGACTCTTGGTCCCAAGAAGGAACTTACACCTAAAGACATCATCACTCTCACCTGTCTCATATGGCTACCTGGCCCTGAGGCTGCTCTGCGATTCTGGGCTCAATGCGCGTCAGAGATCGAGCCtgtggaggaaaagaagacgaCAAAGAAACCCAAGGTTGCCATTACCGTTTTCACTGGAGACGAGGATCAGGCTGAGCAGCAACGAACACTCCCACGTCCTGCAAAGACCATGTACTCTTGCCCTGGCTGGGCTAACAGGGAATACCACGTCGTGCACCTCAACCGAGCCCCTGGAACTCCAGGTTTCTTGGCTTGGGACCGGCAAGATGTGATAGTTGAAGGAATGCGCGGTCTAGTGAAAGCAATATTGGCAAAGGATAAAAGGATTCAAGTTGCTGAACAGCCTGGGGCTGTTCTTCAGGATCAGCTCGAAGTGCAGGATGGCCGGATAGCCCAAGCAGATCTTTCTGGAACAACAGTCCAGGATCCGAACGCCAGTCCGGGTGAGGGACCTCATAAAACTGGTGTACAGAAACCAGCAGGGGACGATCACCAACACCTTGCCCCTCCACAAGCAGCTACACACGGAGGTACTCATTGA
- a CDS encoding hypothetical protein (BUSCO:EOG09260JDM) produces the protein MLRLRRGIPPAATFAHICRPHLRCPRQCSPLRLFATETSPDDTSIPTPKPTPVSEDALNSKKNASEKTGKGAKVTERKKEDKKRRAARLEVKGSTEGTTETDISDALAVAKRVYGIDKSKKRKKTKGSKSSSPSEQQRTDKADSSEASSGAVDQQTGAWASLKEKLQQELATEPSKPQNAPQEDHTTPSPEPDQHTIANSHETEPSTAAPPSKKKKPKAVKRQKKALPPVYTIMPQHLKLKAVEEASRRSVPTLAHQLDKVLFNGGPYQLQDQRTRVYNFDPYLASIMPVDEFDFDALKEYVTSSKDSRLTDLCAKYKKKYCGSTSSMTAMLSQFHFLLSAWRPLSFRHLSRSFKVEYDTFTALTRGPAAAFARYKDGVYAIDADKEFDTANVLSMLGKSMEKLLTLNKPHFEKYRRSRSHELSEEEKNADEAFHFSTLGDFMMRSQLDAYDPRLPGTGMFDLKTRAVVSIRMDVDGYQKGVGYEIRSRFGTWESFEREYYDMIRAAFLKYSLQVRMGRMDGIFVAFHNTQRIFGFQYISLEEMDEALHGTANRSVGNEEFKVSVKLLNDLLDRATKRFPKKSLRLHIETRPTNPPLTYFFAEPVSDEEMQKTQEKGSEAVAMFKDNMLRIPPDEENSRMSDEAEPQTKKDTQKLSSTERQKSWDEMMAKVDQTVEDDAAGLDSVREAIEQALEQSGLLTGKPELERETYINELVQALTEELKDNKEAASELEDTTQQGSAEDDALNTSEASSETEDALPPSFEASEGDNSNNDMDSKDVEYSGKETQSGLTEAVETRAEDEGPSSILSDAVDGKDISLNSDDSADATLKDLIIKFAQGVDNNQSNLGTFERVLSELVRDQKEPISEVDESNTATIDVSSAESVQTCGADKPSLTEEARSDEESESMPKKDILGLYVTVRNMVDGEVVERISCSDHEEPINWKVEYTVVELQSDRARKILKELKKRRKKALVSTPEDREREWHRMWGGTLPERTEAGRKYRDSVMQREKQTGVKLAWEADARNKTNMNKRKEAHLRQKGSEKKGRSKGKTKTKKEEKTSPIKE, from the coding sequence ATGCTTCGACTACGGCGTGGGATACCCCCAGCGGCCACGTTTGCACATATCTGCCGGCCCCATCTACGATGCCCGCGACAATGTTCACCCCTCCGGTTATTTGCGACAGAGACTAGCCCAGACGACACTTCAATTCCCACGCCGAAACCCACCCCTGTTTCCGAAGATGCACTCAATTCAAAGAAGAACGCCTCGGAAAAGACAGGAAAGGGAGCGAAAGTCAcggaaaggaaaaaagaggaCAAAAAGAGAAGAGCTGCTCGTCTTGAAGTGAAAGGATCTACAGAGGGGACTACTGAAACCGATATCAGCGATGCATTGGCTGTGGCTAAGAGAGTCTATGGCATCGACAAgtcgaagaaaaggaagaaaactAAGGGGTCCAAGTCAAGTAGTCCAAGCGAACAACAGAGGACTGATAAAGCCGACTCATCAGAGGCCAGCTCTGGGGCAGTTGATCAGCAGACTGGTGCCTGGGCATCACTCAAAGAGAAGTTACAACAAGAGCTGGCTACAGAACCTTCGAAACCCCAGAACGCCCCCCAAGAAGATCATACCACTCCCTCCCCCGAACCGGATCAGCATACCATAGCAAATAGTCATGAGACAGAGCCCAGTACAGCAGCTCCAccatcgaagaagaagaagccgaagGCTGTCAAAaggcagaagaaggctttgCCTCCAGTTTACACCATCATGCCCCAACACCTCAAGCTGAAAGCAGTTGAAGAGGCATCCAGGAGAAGCGTCCCCACGCTAGCCCATCAGCTCGACAAGGTTCTTTTCAATGGCGGACCCTACCAGCTTCAAGATCAGCGGACCCGAGTTTACAACTTTGACCCATACCTTGCTTCAATCATGCCcgttgatgagtttgattTCGACGCTCTGAAAGAGTATGTGACATCCTCCAAGGACAGTCGGTTGACAGACTTGTGTGCCAAATATAAGAAGAAGTACTGCGGTTCAACATCTAGTATGACGGCCATGCTCTCCCAATTCCACTTTCTTCTCTCAGCGTGGAGGCCCTTAAGTTTCAGACACTTGTCCCGCTCTTTCAAGGTCGAGTATGATACGTTCACCGCGCTGACCAGAGGTCCTGCTGCCGCATTCGCCCGTTATAAAGATGGTGTGTATGCTATTGACGCCGACAAAGAATTTGACACAGCCAACGTTCTGAGCATGCTCGGGAAATCAATGGAAAAGcttctcactctcaacaaACCCCACTTCGAAAAGTACCGGAGAAGCCGTTCGCATGAATTATCCGAAGAGGAGAAAAATGCCGACGAAGCATTCCATTTCTCCACGCTGGGTGATTTTATGATGCGATCACAGCTGGATGCTTATGATCCACGACTTCCAGGAACAGGCATGTTTGATCTGAAAACCCGTGCAGTAGTTTCCATCCGCATGGATGTAGACGGCTATCAAAAAGGCGTTGGATATGAGATTCGTAGCCGTTTCGGTACTTGGGAGTCTTTCGAACGTGAGTACTACGACATGATCAGAGCGGCGTTCCTCAAGTATTCTTTGCAAGTGCGCATGGGCCGAATGGATGGTATATTCGTTGCTTTCCATAACACACAACGAATATTTGGTTTCCAGTATATTAGCCTCGAGGAAATGGACGAGGCTCTTCATGGAACTGCGAACCGCAGTGTGGGAAACGAGGAGTTTAAAGTCAGTGTCAAACTCTTGAACGATCTTTTGGACAGAGCTACGAAGCGTTTCCCTAAGAAGTCACTTCGCTTACACATCGAGACTCGGCCAACAAACCCCCCCTTGACTTATTTTTTTGCCGAGCCTGTcagcgatgaagagatgCAAAAAACCCAGGAGAAGGGGAGTGAAGCCGTGGCTATGTTTAAAGACAACATGTTGCGTATTCCACCGGATGAAGAGAACAGCCGAATGAGTGACGAAGCCGAGCCCCAGACTAAGAAAGATACTCAAAAGTTATCATCGACCGAAAGACAGAAATCgtgggatgagatgatggccAAGGTCGACCAAACTGTGGAGGATGACGCCGCCGGCTTGGATAGTGTGCGAGAAGCTATCGAACAAGCTCTTGAGCAAAGTGGTTTGCTGACTGGGAAGCCTGAGCTGGAGAGAGAAACCTACATCAACGAACTTGTCCAGGCTTTGACCGAAGAGTTGAAGGACAACAAGGAAGCAGCCAGTGAACTTGAAGACACAACTCAACAGGGTTCAGCAGAAGACGACGCACTGAATACAAGTGAAGCCTCTTCCGAAACTGAGGATGCACTGCCCCCATCCTTCGAGGCATCTGAAGGCGACAATTCCAATAATGACATGGATTCTAAAGATGTGGAATACTCTGGTAAAGAGACACAGTCTGGCCTCACTGAAGCCGTTGAGACTAGggctgaggatgaagggCCTAGTTCCATACTTAGCGACGCTGTCGATGGAAAAGACATCTCATTAAACAGCGACGACTCAGCAGATGCTACTCTCAAGGACCTTATCATCAAGTTTGCCCAAGGCGTTGACAACAACCAGAGCAATCTGGGGACATTTGAGCGAGTTTTGTCGGAATTGGTGCGAGATCAGAAGGAGCCGATTAGCGAGGTTGATGAAAGCAACACAGCTACCATTGACGTTTCTTCAGCAGAATCTGTTCAGACCTGTGGAGCAGACAAGCCTTCACTgacagaagaagcaagatcCGACGAAGAAAGTGAGAGCATGCCAAAGAAGGATATTCTCGGTTTGTATGTCACAGTCCGCAACATGGTCGACGGCGAGGTCGTGGAACGTATCTCCTGCTCCGACCATGAGGAACCAATCAACTGGAAAGTGGAATACACAGTCGTGGAGCTTCAATCAGACAGAGCGCGTAAGATTTTGAAGGAACTCAAGAAGCGCAGGAAGAAGGCGCTTGTATCAACCCCTGAGGATCGCGAGAGGGAATGGCACAGAATGTGGGGAGGAACATTACCGGAACGCACAGAAGCTGGGAGGAAGTACAGAGACTCGGTCATGCAGAGGGAGAAACAGACAGGGGTTAAGCTTGCATGGGAAGCTGACGCAAGAAATAAGACCAACATGAACAAGCGGAAAGAGGCGCATTTGCGTCAGAAGGGCTCGGAAAAGAAAGGTCGGTCGAAggggaagacgaagacgaagaaggaggaaaagaCATCTCCGATAAAGGAGTAG